Proteins from a single region of Urocitellus parryii isolate mUroPar1 chromosome 4, mUroPar1.hap1, whole genome shotgun sequence:
- the Gvqw3 gene encoding protein GVQW3 isoform X1 → MSDRYLEQRISIKFCVKLNKSASETHHLLKEAYGDEVMSRARVFDWHKRFKEGREDVRDDARSGRPVTHRTDENIQKVKDLVCSNRQLTVRMMAEELNLDKETVRLILKENLNMRKVSAKVISGILKDEPKHGKLDLRSHLSKDTRKNSSCVKKKLTSSETWSHLQGEAGGEMPLSVSGPRIHYPDNQLLQPSSSASFPIRVAQDWFTPWLKESEGS, encoded by the coding sequence ATGAGTGACCGCTATTTAGAACAAAGGATTAGTATAAAATTTTGCGTGAAATTGAACAAGTCTGCAAGTGAGACCCACCATCTTTTAAAAGAAGCCTATGGGGATGAAGTCATGTCAAGGGCCCGAGTTTTTGACTGGCACAAACGATTTAAAGAAGGGCGGGAAGATGTTCGAGACGATGCACGAAGTGGTCGGCCTGTCACCCACAGGACCGATGAAAATATCCAGAAGGTCAAGGACTTGGTTTGTTCAAACAGGCAGTTAACCGTGAGGATGATGGCTGAAGAGTTAAATTTAGATAAAGAAACCGTTAGACTCATTCTGAAAGAAAACTTGAACATGAGGAAGGTTTCTGCCAAAGTCATATCAGGTATTTTGAAAGATgagcctaaacatggaaaacTTGATTTGCGATCACATCTGTCAAAGGACACTAGGAAAAACAGCTCATGTGTGAAGAAGAAGTTAACAAGTTCTGAAACATGGAGTCATCTGCAGGGGGAAGCTGGTGGGGAAATGCCTCTGTCTGTGTCGGGTCCCAGAATCCATTACCCTGACAACCAACTTCTGCAGCCATCATCTTCTGCCAGCTTTCCCATCAGAGTGGCCCAGGATTGGTTCACACCCTGGTTAAAAGAATCTGAGGGTAGCTGA